From Primulina huaijiensis isolate GDHJ02 chromosome 15, ASM1229523v2, whole genome shotgun sequence, one genomic window encodes:
- the LOC140958983 gene encoding phytosulfokine receptor 1-like, with product MTVLKFCVIFVIFGFSLRAKILNSQSLICNPHDLDALVDFSNNLEFGVEGWDIKSSSRDCCSWAGITCNSSSSFGLNVPNITGRVVKLDLGKKKISGKLSESLGNLDQLRTLNLSHNFIKGPIPGSLFHLPVLEVLDLSYNHISGLFPGDINLPSIRVLDVSENSISGPVPVGICSNSTKILVMNLEANYFGGILPLGLGNCTSLQDFTVATNNLSGILPEDLFGLSNLRDLTLQENRFSGQLNALIGNLSNLIHLDLSFNEFSGNIPDVFHNFLNMKSFSAQSNYFNGTLPTSLTSSGTLTSLSLRNNSLVGTIDFNCTAMVNLVSLDLATNQFIGKIPDNLPACPRLKAINFAKINFKGQVPESFMNFQSLSYLSLSNSSVLNLIAALEILQHCKNLTTLVLTLNFHGESMPSYPSLQFPGLRALVIANCRLTGIIPQWLKGCTKLQLLDLSWNLLEGTIPSWFGNFSSLFYLDLSNNSFTGNIPKELTTLQTLIYGNITLEEPSPDFTFFVKKNTSLRGYPYKQILSFPPTLELGNNFLTGPIWPDFGNLKELHIFDLKCNNLSGTIPSSLSSMRSLETLDLSFNNLNGTIPSSLGSLSFLSKFSVAHNDLSGPIPPGVQFSTFPNSSFEGNPLLCGEHASHPCFQVSSTVPEKSKKRPRGAIIAMAVGIGLGTASFLAITFVIILRGIRRKVVDPEMEDALANEKDFDDLGSSLVILCQNENDTEIFLDDLLKATNNFDQSNIIGCGGFGLVYKAVLPCGMKLAIKRLSGEFCQMEREFHAEIETLSRAQHPNLVHLQGYSKYKNDRLLVYSYMENGSLDYWLHEKNDGPPYLDWKARLQIAQGSARGLAYLHQSCEPRILHRDIKSSNILLNEKFEAHLADFGLARLILPYDTHVSTDLVGTLGYIPPEYSQASVATYKGDIYSFGVVLLELLTSKRPMDMCRPKEYRDLISWVIQMKREEREIEVFDPFIYDKQYTEEMLAVFEIACLCLNESPRIRPCTQQLVTWLDNIDSTSSFRPHYCKTGCLISNESSPI from the coding sequence ATGACTGTGCTCAAATTTTGTGTTATCTTTGTAATTTTCGGGTTTTCTTTACGAGCCAAGATTCTCAATTCTCAGAGCTTGATATGCAACCCTCATGATTTGGATGCATTAGTGGATTTCTCGAATAACCTGGAGTTTGGAGTTGAAGGATGGGACATCAAGTCATCTTCACGCGATTGCTGCAGTTGGGCAGGTATCACTTGCAATTCCTCGTCATCTTTTGGTCTGAATGTTCCTAACATCACCGGTAGGGTGGTTAAGTTGGATCTTGGAAAGAAAAAGATTTCTGGGAAACTGTCCGAATCTTTAGGAAATTTGGACCAGCTCAGAACCCTTAATCTTTCTCATAATTTCATTAAAGGTCCCATCCCTGGATCACTGTTCCATTTGCCTGTGTTAGAAGTCTTGGATTTGAGCTATAATCACATTTCTGGATTGTTTCCTGGCGACATAAACCTGCCCTCTATCAGGGTTCTTGATGTTTCTGAAAATTCGATTTCCGGCCCTGTTCCTGTTGGGATTTGCAGCAATTCAACCAAGATTTTAGTTATGAATTTGGAAGCCAATTATTTCGGAGGGATTCTTCCATTGGGTCTTGGGAATTGTACTTCATTGCAGGATTTTACTGTAGCCACAAATAATCTTTCTGGCATATTGCCTGAAGACCTGTTCGGTCTTTCGAATTTGAGAGACTTGACTCTTCAAGAAAATCGGTTTTCTGGACAGCTCAATGCTCTCATTGGTAATCTTTCAAATCTTATTCACCTGGATTTATCCTTCAATGAGTTCTCAGGAAATATTCCAGATGTTTTTCACAACTTTCTGAATATGAAATCTTTTTCAGCTCaatctaattattttaatgGTACACTGCCTACTTCATTGACAAGTTCAGGAACTCTTACTTCTCTTAGTTTGAGAAACAATTCTTTAGTTGGTACCATTGATTTCAATTGTACAGCAATGGTTAATCTTGTTTCACTTGATTTGGCTACTAATCAGTTTATTGGTAAGATCCCTGATAACCTTCCAGCCTGTCCAAGATTGAAAGCCATAAATTTCGCCAAGATTAACTTCAAGGGGCAGGTCCCTGAAAGTTTCATGAATTTTCAGAGTCTTTCTTACCTTTCCCTTTCGAACTCCAGTGTTTTGAACCTTATTGCTGCACTGGAGATTTTACAACATTGCAAGAACTTGACCACTCTAGTTCTTACATTGAATTTTCATGGTGAATCAATGCCAAGTTATCCTAGTCTACAGTTTCCGGGACTCAGGGCTCTAGTTATTGCCAATTGCAGACTCACTGGTATTATTCCCCAGTGGTTGAAAGGCTGCACAAAATTGCAACTGTTGGATTTGTCATGGAATCTCTTGGAGGGTACCATACCGTCTTGGTTTGGAAACTTTTCATCTTTGTTTTACTTGGATTTGTCGAACAACTCTTTTACGGGGAACATTCCAAAAGAACTTACTACGCTGCAGACCCTTATCTACGGTAATATTACACTGGAGGAACCTTCACCAGATTTTACATTTTTCGTGAAAAAGAACACAAGTCTAAGAGGGTACCCTTATAAACAAATCCTGAGCTTTCCTCCCACCCTGGAACTCGGGAATAACTTTCTTACTGGACCAATCTGGCCAGACTTTGGTAATCTGAAAGAGTTGCATATATTCGATTTGAAATGCAATAATTTATCTGGAACTATTCCAAGCAGTTTGTCTAGCATGAGGAGCCTTGAGACTTTGGATTTATCTTTCAATAATTTAAACGGAACAATACCGTCTTCTTTGGGTAGCCTTAGCTTTCTGTCCAAGTTCAGTGTTGCTCACAATGATCTCTCCGGGCCAATTCCCCCTGGAGTTCAGTTCAGTACCTTTCCCAACTCAAGCTTTGAAGGGAACCCACTGCTGTGTGGTGAACATGCTTCTCATCCTTGTTTCCAGGTCTCCAGCACAGTACCTGAAAAGTCAAAGAAACGACCAAGAGGTGCTATCATAGCAATGGCTGTTGGAATTGGACTAGGAACTGCTAGTTTTCTTGCTATCACCTTTGTCATTATTTTACGGGGGATAAGGCGAAAAGTTGTGGATCCAGAAATGGAGGACGCTCTTGCTAATGAGAAGGATTTTGACGACTTAGGTTCAAGTCTTGTTATCCTTTGTCAGAATGAGAATGATACAGAAATTTTTCTGGATGACCTTTTGAAGGCTACTAATAATTTTGATCAATCCAATATCATCGGTTGTGGGGGATTCGGTTTGGTCTATAAGGCCGTCCTCCCTTGTGGAATGAAGTTGGCGATAAAACGCCTCTCAGGTGAGTTTTGTCAGATGGAGAGGGAATTTCATGCTGAAATAGAGACTCTTTCCAGAGCTCAGCATCcaaatcttgttcatcttcAGGGATATAGCAAGTACAAGAATGACAGGCTGCTAGTATACTCGTACATGGAGAATGGCAGCCTCGATTATTGGTTGCATGAGAAAAATGATGGCCCTCCCTATTTGGATTGGAAAGCCAGGTTGCAGATTGCGCAAGGATCAGCAAGGGGCCTTGCTTACTTGCACCAATCTTGTGAACCTCGCATCCTTCACCGAGATATTAAATCGAGCAACATCCTTTTGAACGAGAAATTTGAAGCTCACTTGGCTGATTTTGGTCTTGCAAGGCTCATTCTTCCATATGACACCCATGTCTCAACTGATCTTGTCGGAACACTAGGCTACATCCCTCCTGAGTATAGCCAAGCCTCTGTTGCTACTTACAAGGgagatatatatagttttggGGTTGTTCTTTTGGAGCTTTTAACCAGCAAGAGACCCATGGACATGTGTAGACCAAAAGAATACCGGGATTTAATCTCGTGGGTGATCCAAATGAAAAGGGAGGAAAGGGAAATTGAAGTTTTTGATCCGttcatatatgacaaacaatacACAGAGGAAATGTTAGCTGTTTTTGAGATTGCTTGTCTTTGTTTGAATGAGAGTCCTAGGATAAGGCCTTGTACTCAGCAGTTAGTGACTTGGCTCGACAACATTGATTCGACGTCTAGCTTTCGACCGCACTATTGCAAGACTGGTTGTCTTATATCCAACGAATCTTCTCCCATTTGA
- the LOC140958984 gene encoding uncharacterized protein, which translates to MEASGGGAVPTGCYKCGRPGHWSRDCPSNPDPADPFVPNSNSNSNSNSDPNSSLHRLRPSAAAQKPQRAPRTRPKLTPDLLLSDAGIGHVLRRFPRAVKCRGRGYEVDDLGHLLGLYAEWHSRLLPYYSFDQFMHKVEQVGATKSVKFCLRDLRERVADGVDPAKLHESELVKDSSNEQDAQGDVDETTILKENSLQNKNTNNCQDIPDCTWENATEEASHSLQVEDATADVLANQRPDSSAANSNPRQIISEEQRVRVEANKLKALERAAARGHSSRPLCGSAFQS; encoded by the exons ATGGAAGCAAGCGGCGGAGGCGCTGTTCCGACTGGATGCTACAAGTGCGGCCGCCCTGGACATTGGTCCCGCGATTGTCCTTCTAATCCTGATCCCGCCGACCCATTTGTTCCCAATTCCAATTCCAATTCCAACTCCAACTCCGATCCCAACTCTTCTTTGCATCGCCTGAGGCCATCTGCAGCCGCACAGAAACCTCAGAGAGCGCCAAGGACCAGGCCGAAACTGACTCCGGACCTCCTCCTTTCAGATGCTGGCATTGGACACGTACTCCGCCGTTTCCCTCGTGCTGTCAAGTGCCGTGGCCGCGGCTACGAG GTTGATGATCTGGGACACTTGCTTGGACTATATGCTGAATGGCACTCACGTTTGCTTCCCTATTACTCGTTTGATCAATTTATGCATAAAGTTGAACAAGTTGGTGCAACAAAAAGTGTCAAG TTCTGCCTTAGAGATTTAAGGGAGAGGGTTGCAGATGGAGTAGACCCTGCAAAGCTGCATGAGTCAGAGCTCGTTAAAGACTCGAGCAATGAACAAG ATGCTCAAGGCGATGTAGATGAGACAACTATCTTGAAGGAAAATTCACTGCAAAACAAAAACACAAATAACTGTCAAGATATTCCTGATTGCACCTGGGAAAATGCCACTGAG GAGGCTTCTCATTCTTTGCAAGTAGAAGACGCTACAGCAGATGTACTGGCTAATCAGAGACCTGACAGTAGTGCTGCTAATTCTAATCCAAGGCAGATCATCTCGGAGGAACAAAGAGTTCGCGTTGAAGCCAACAAGTTGAAAGCGTTAGAGAGAGCTGCTGCTAGAGGCCACTCTTCACGCCCTCTTTGTGGCTCGGCTTTTCAGTCTTAA
- the LOC140959853 gene encoding uncharacterized protein — protein sequence MGGMDLPQQVEGETMNHHVQNGKNINSSENRETDRTEQDTAALEDRISGGDDRGAIVNGDEDSLNLEDPLDSRVPQEMIRPDSRLPKPEAPPGIDNLYPRPPLMERSRSLPETLDTQALAIGKFIRDKSNSFSAAITKRISSLKSGEEDDDGKVNVTEFNLVGLKVIKKLKENKTELKGRISFFSRSNCRDCTAVRSFLRERNLNFAEINVDVYPGREKELRERTGGVSVPQIFFNEKLIGGLVALNSLRNGGMLDKKLEEILSVKCPDDAPAAPVYGFDEDAEEEESPVDEMAVTVRVVRQRVPIQDRFVKMKFVKNCFCGAELVEALIHHFDCGRKKAIEIGKQLARKHFIHHVFGENTFEDGNHLYRFLEHEPFIPKCHNFRGSVSDSEPKAVADLSQRLICVMSAILESYASDDRRHLDYVGISNSEEFRRYVNLVEDLQRVNLTTLSADEKLAFFINLHNAMAIHAVIRIGSPGDMIDRRSFFNEFMYVVGGYAFSLSSIKDGILRNNRRQPFSLIKPFSTGDARLELAFPKVNQLIHFGLCNATRGSPSVKFFTPRGIESELRYAAREFFQRDDGMQIDLAKRAVHLSRIIKWYSGDFGQDKEVLKFLMDYLDANKAGLLTHLLSDGGNINIVYLKFDWALNS from the exons ATGGGAGGAATGGATTTACCACAACAAGTAGAAGGGGAAACAATGAATCATCATGTCCAAAATGGAAAGAATATAAATTCTTCAGAAAATAGAGAAACAGATCGTACGGAACAAGATACGGCAGCGTTGGAGGATCGGATATCTGGTGGCGATGATCGCGGAGCCATAGTCAATGGTGATGAAGATTCTTTAAATCTCGAAGACCCATTGGATTCTCGAGTTCCCCAGGAGATGATTCGACCCGATTCACGGCTGCCCAAGCCAGAAGCTCCGCCAGGGATCGACAATTTGTATCCTCGACCGCCGTTGATGGAGCGGTCCCGCTCCTTGCCGGAGACGCTCGACACGCAGGCGTTGGCCATCGGGAAATTCATACGCGACAAGAGCAACAGTTTCTCGGCAGCGATTACGAAGCGCATATCGTCTTTGAAGAGCGGGGAGGAAGACGATGACGGGAAGGTTAACGTGACGGAATTCAATTTGGTGGGGTTAAAAGTTATCAAGAAACTGAAGGAAAATAAAACGGAGCTAAAGGGAAGAATAAGCTTCTTCTCCCGATCGAATTGCAGGGATTGCACCGCTGTCCGATCCTTCCTCCGTGAGAGGAACCTAAACTTCGCCGAAATCAACGTAGACGTATACCCCGGGAGGGAGAAGGAGTTGAGGGAGAGGACCGGCGGTGTATCGGTGCCTCAGATATTCTTTAACGAGAAACTGATCGGTGGTTTGGTAGCGCTGAATTCGTTGAGGAATGGTGGGATGCTGGACAAGAAACTGGAGGAAATATTGAGTGTGAAATGCCCAGATGATGCTCCGGCGGCGCCTGTATATGGGTTTGACGAGGACGCGGAGGAGGAAGAATCTCCGGTGGACGAGATGGCGGTGACTGTGAGAGTGGTCCGACAGAGGGTCCCGATTCAAGATCGTTTCGTGAAGATGAAATTCGTGAAGAATTGCTTCTGTGGTGCGGAGCTTGTGGAGGCACTCATACACCACTTCGATTGTGGTCGCAAGAAG GCCATTGAGATTGGGAAGCAGCTTGCAAGAAAGCATTTCATTCACCACGTTTTCGG GGAGAACACATTTGAGGATGGAAACCACCTCTATCGGTTCCTTGAACACGAACCCTTCATACCGAAATGCCACAATTTCCGAGGCTCGGTTAGTGACTCGGAGCCTAAGGCTGTTGCTGACTTGAGCCAGAGGCTCATCTGCGTAATGTCAGCTATACTCGAGTCTTATGCATCTGATGATCGACGCCATCTTGATTACGTTGGCATCAGCAACAGCGAAGAATTTAGGAGATATGTAAATCTAGTGGAAGATCTTCAGAGAGTGAATCTAACGACTCTTTCCGCAGATGAGAAGCTGGCATTCTTTATAAATCTGCACAATGCTATGGCTATTCATGCAGTGATTAGAATTGGCAGTCCCGGGGACATGATCGATCGGAGATCCTTCTTTAACGAATTCATGTACGTAGTTGGGGGCTATGCCTTTTCTTTAAGCTCGATCAAAGATGGCATTCTTCGGAACAACAGAAGACAACCATTCTCGTTAATAAAGCCTTTCAGCACCGGAGACGCACGTTTGGAG TTGGCATTTCCCAAAGTAAATCAATTAATCCATTTTGGACTGTGCAATGCAACAAGAGGAAGCCCATCAGTAAAATTCTTCACCCCACGAGGCATTGAGTCTGAATTAAGATACGCAGCCAGGGAATTTTTCCAACGCGACGATGGAATGCAGATAGACCTCGCCAAGAGGGCCGTTCACCTCTCCAGAATCATCAAATG GTATAGTGGAGATTTTGGGCAGGACAAAGAAGTGTTAAAGTTCTTGATGGATTACTTGGATGCCAATAAAGCAGGTCTCTTGACACATCTTTTGAGTGATGGAGGCAATATCAATATAGTTTACCTCAAATTTGATTGGGCTTTGAATTCTTGA